In a genomic window of Punica granatum isolate Tunisia-2019 chromosome 6, ASM765513v2, whole genome shotgun sequence:
- the LOC116210483 gene encoding protein FANTASTIC FOUR 1-like, which yields MMSSSVCQGLQSCLEPRLVEPLTLHLKLAPLKPSCSRTLGLMSQSYGLATEPEPEITKKIITANTLEPSTVKTVIYRKNSDPVMGWSSPALNADSMKEAVIGGDRDGAYVHPLMKCSCSVALSQKSLEMCTESLGSESGSSNVSSADISIASIAPEEIKKPLMEQQPRKLLDARRLSCSRSFPPPLTSISGSTGVQIRPHRGDGRLVLEAVTVSLRQKLFHMERSEGRLRLRLWKDDEDCDLRTMETQEEEQEEIEEEEQEEIGDQEAEEVEDRNKGKCGNVRGEIGNSEKLAGSGWPSRCKEGGHGRPDKGLLRPLEPFLAAI from the coding sequence ATGATGTCGTCGAGCGTGTGCCAAGGGTTGCAATCATGCCTTGAGCCAAGGCTGGTGGAGCCGCTCACTCTTCACCTCAAATTGGCTCCCCTGAAACCGAGCTGTTCTCGGACTCTTGGGCTGATGTCCCAAAGCTATGGGCTGGCAACCGAGCCTGAACCCGAAATTACCAAGAAAATTATCACCGCCAACACCCTTGAGCCATCAACTGTCAAAACTGTTATTTACCGCAAAAACTCCGACCCAGTAATGGGGTGGAGCTCCCCCGCGTTGAATGCCGACAGCATGAAGGAAGCTGTCATCGGAGGCGACAGGGACGGGGCGTACGTCCACCCGCTCATGAAGTGCTCCTGCTCGGTGGCACTCAGCCAGAAGAGCCTGGAGATGTGCACGGAGAGCTTGGGCAGCGAGAGCGGGAGTAGCAACGTCAGCAGCGCTGACATCAGCATTGCTTCGATTGCCCCCGAAGAAATCAAGAAGCCCTTGATGGAGCAGCAGCCGAGGAAGTTGCTCGATGCGAGGAGACTGAGCTGCAGCAGGAGCTTCCCGCCGCCGCTGACATCAATCAGCGGGTCGACGGGAGTCCAGATTAGGCCACACAGGGGGGATGGGCGACTGGTCTTGGAGGCGGTGACGGTGTCCCTTCGGCAGAAGTTGTTCCACATGGAGCGGAGCGAGGGCCGCCTAAGGCTGAGGCTGTGGAAAGACGATGAAGACTGCGACCTCCGGACAATGGAAACACAGGAGGAAGAACAAGAAGAGATAGAGGAGGAAGAACAAGAAGAGATAGGGGATCAAGAGGCAGAGGAGGTGGAGGACAGGAATAAGGGGAAATGCGGGAATGTTAGGGGTGAGATTGGGAATTCCGAGAAGTTGGCCGGCAGCGGATGGCCAAGCAGATGCAAGGAAGGTGGCCACGGGCGGCCTGACAAAGGACTGCTCCGCCCTCTAGAGCCATTCCTGGCCGCTATTTAG